One window from the genome of Paenibacillus azoreducens encodes:
- a CDS encoding DUF6483 family protein, protein MFRKDYLMKMVEDMVEMVGKVFGLKQQKKYVEALWEIDDLLSKNFRLNSKLLNSLSTEDMIEMFRIGGAVEADKLQSVARLLEEEGGVYLDMGRKDEGLTRLMKTLHLYLYADLHGADHTMLKLPERIAMLKDQIKGYRLPAKTDKLLLGYEEAQGRYDEAENVLFRLLDQHELTEEEGLAFYQRLLQHTDNELSAGGLPRTEVEEGLEDLQRRVKG, encoded by the coding sequence ATGTTCAGGAAAGACTATTTGATGAAGATGGTTGAAGATATGGTTGAAATGGTCGGGAAAGTATTTGGACTCAAGCAGCAGAAGAAATATGTCGAGGCTCTATGGGAAATCGATGATCTGCTGAGTAAAAATTTCCGCCTGAACTCGAAGCTTTTGAATTCCCTGTCCACCGAAGATATGATAGAGATGTTCCGTATAGGAGGCGCTGTCGAAGCCGACAAGCTGCAGAGCGTGGCGAGGCTCCTGGAGGAAGAGGGCGGCGTTTACCTGGATATGGGCCGCAAGGATGAAGGATTAACCCGCTTGATGAAGACGCTGCATTTGTATCTTTATGCCGACCTTCATGGCGCGGACCATACGATGCTGAAACTGCCGGAACGCATCGCGATGTTGAAGGATCAGATCAAAGGCTACAGACTGCCGGCCAAAACGGACAAGCTGCTGCTTGGGTACGAAGAGGCGCAGGGGCGGTATGATGAAGCGGAGAATGTGCTTTTCCGCCTTCTGGATCAGCATGAACTGACGGAAGAAGAAGGCCTTGCCTTTTACCAGAGGCTTTTGCAGCATACCGATAACGAGCTTTCGGCGGGTGGACTTCCCCGCACCGAAGTAGAAGAGGGACTGGAAGACCTGCAGCGGAGGGTGAAGGGTTAA